Within Paeniglutamicibacter kerguelensis, the genomic segment GTCTGGGGGTGTTCATGCTTATCAGCCTAACGTTCCAACATGTCAGTGCCTTGATGCTCGCTGGGAGGACGCCCGGATACGGAGGCAGGCAGTGGATGCGGGAAGATGGAAACATGACAATCCGCGTGCTGGCCATCGGCAAGAAACATGAATCCTGGGTGACCGAGGGCATCGACCGCTACGAGAAGCGCATGAAAAAGCCCTTCGACGTGAAGTGGCAGCTGCTGCCGCATTCCTCCCGCGATGGCGACGCCGCGCGCACCGAGGAATCCGAGCGCATCCTGGCCAAGGTCGATGCGAAGGACTTCCTGATCCTGCTCGACGAGCGCGGCAAGAACATCGACTCCCCCGCACTGGCCACGACGCTGCAGCGCCCGCTGGACACCTCGCGCAGCATCACCGTGGTGATCGGCGGGGCCTACGGCGTCGACGAATCGGTGCACAACCGCGCCGACTTTATCTGGAGCCTGTCCAAGCTGGTCTTCCCGCACCAGCTGGTGCGCCTCATCCTGACCGAACAGCTCTACCGGGCACAGGAAATCGCCGGCGGCGGCAAGTACCACCACGTCTAAACCAACACGTCAGCAACGCCGCGGCGCATATTGGCGGTGCAGGCACTTAAGCTGGGAATGATGGCCAAGCAACCGGATCCACGACACGTCCTCGAACGATTCACGCCCGCCACGCGGGCCTGGTTCGAAGGTGCCTTTGCCGCGCCGACGCCGGCCCAGATCGGCGCGTGGGACGCGATTTCCACCGGGCGGCACGCCCTGGTCATCGCCCCGACGGGATCGGGCAAGACGCTCTCCGCGTTCCTCTGGGCGCTGGATTCCTTTGCCCGCACGGCCACCGAAATCATGGCCCCCGCGCTGCCGGGGCTGGAAAACGGCGACCGGCCCGCAGCCGCCACCCGGCCGAAAACCGGAGGCACCCATTCCGCCGGAACCAGGGTGCTCTACATTTCGCCGCTGAAGGCCCTGGGCGTTGACGTCGAGAGGAACCTGCGCGCCCCGCTGGTGGGCATCAAGGCCACCGCCGCACACCTGGGGCTGGCCGTGCCGCAGGTGTCCGTGGGCGTGCGTTCCGGCGACACTCCGGCGAACGAGCGCCGCAAGCTTGTCAC encodes:
- a CDS encoding 23S rRNA (pseudouridine(1915)-N(3))-methyltransferase RlmH, with the translated sequence MTIRVLAIGKKHESWVTEGIDRYEKRMKKPFDVKWQLLPHSSRDGDAARTEESERILAKVDAKDFLILLDERGKNIDSPALATTLQRPLDTSRSITVVIGGAYGVDESVHNRADFIWSLSKLVFPHQLVRLILTEQLYRAQEIAGGGKYHHV